Below is a window of Raphanus sativus cultivar WK10039 unplaced genomic scaffold, ASM80110v3 Scaffold0168, whole genome shotgun sequence DNA.
TGCATCAAAGTCATCGTTTTCTTCATTCCACATCTCATTCACGTCATCCTCATAGTTAGATGGAGTAGGAAGTGCGGTAGATAAAGGAACTTTTGTGGACTCCCTTAGGTTTATAGTTGAAGAAGACACATCTTTCTTAGAGCCGTTTCCCTTCGAGAGACTCTTAACCCTACAATTCTCATACTAAAAAGGTTATGGGATGTACATTAGACAAAAGAAGGTATAACACATCGACCAAGTTAAAAACCAAACCTGTCAGCGTATCTTAACGTGTTAAGGGTGTGCTCACATGATCCAGAGCTTGGAGATATGCAAGATATCATCACAGTACGAGAGTTCCCCATGAAAGAGTCCCTGAGAACTTCGGTCAACTTACTTCCTCTAAAAGGGATGTGACCTTGATCATTATCCAGAGCTCTAATACACTCTTTTAAGGCCAGCAAGCTCTTGTTGATCTCTGCTCCTTCCAATCTTGTCTGCTTGTCATTGTCCGTTGTGTCTGCACCGCGTTCGCTTCCAGCAAGATCGATGAAAGAAAGCTTGCCAACGAGGCGAGGGGGCTTTGACTGGTTTCCCTCAGCTGATTTTTTTATAGCGAGCTGAAGTATAGCATGCGAGCGAGAAGATTCTTCATTTGCACCGGTGGTTCCAGTACTTCTCGTTGCACTTCCTCTCTCGATAAGCTCCACAATCGCATCTGTGTCAGATACTCTGTACTCTTGTAAACCAACGATGCACACTTGCTGCTTACCATCCTCTCTCATGCACAGCTTCCTATAAAAGTTTTGTCCTTCAGCTACATAGATAGGCTTTAGCAGTCAAGTTAAAGATAACAACTTACTTCCTTTCACTGAGGAGATCGTAAAGCTTTCCTCCGTAGATTTCAAAGAAGCTGACAAACAGCTGGAACCCTTGGTTTCTGTATGTGTGGTGCATCAACCTTAGGATATCCCTTGAAGCTTTAAGTGGCAAAGGCTTCATAGTATAGGTTTTACCACTACCTGAGAGGGCAAACATAAACCGAAACTGAGAATATAAAAATTCTAGAAAATGGGATTAGTTCACAGAGACTGCTTACCTGTCTGCCCATATGCAAAGCAAGTGGCTTTGATGCGCTGGAAAATTAATGGCACAACAGGCTCCACTGTCTCACGATAAACCTAACAGAAAGAGCATAATCAGGATTCCACCTGACTAAACATCGATCCTGTGCAGTTACTGAGTTACCTCATCATTTGATACTTCCTCATCTAGCACAGCATCAAACACAAACTCATGCTTTTCAACATAGGCTGTCAAGTCAACCTACAATAGGAAAAGTTATAGATCAGTCTTAGTGTGTCTTGCTACAGAGAGGACTTTGTGCGGACTCAAACCATCAGTAACTAACTAACCTTGACTTTGGTTTCGTGAACTGTTAAGCAATTGGAATGTGTGTCAATAATGTCTTCCTCGTTTTTTACCGACTCCTTTTTGTTAAGTGGTCTCTTACGCACCTGTTCTCAAAAACAAATCAGGTCGAGGAAATTATTACTACTTGCTAGAGACAGGGTAGGATTGAGCAGAAGTGAAAAGGAAGGCCACGTACAACAACTTTGATCTTTGCAACAGCATTCATCTTTTCCTTCTCAGCAGTCAAGTTATCAGCCAACACACGGCTACGGTTAGGCTGCTTGTTGTAAGCCTCAAAGTCATCAAAGCTTTGGCTTTGACTAGGATTGAACATTGAAGGGCTATCTAATTGGCTAGAGACTGGAATCTGCtaataataagataaataagtTAGAAGCCTACCCCAAGACCGAATACAGCAAACGAAATGAAGTTCACGTATTCGTCTTTATCTTCAGCAGAGAATCAAATAATCAGATGGTGTCATATGAATCATTGACTTATGAATACCAAATTGGTTACAGGAAAAACAGCCTTTTATATGGTtacacaaaaatcaaaaaaaaaacttgttttactaaaaatagtttGATGAAGTAAAGAGAGATGTGCAATGAGTCCATTCTATCAAGAAGAACAATAAATTTTATGGATGCACACCTAAACAAACCAGCATTTAATCAGAACACAGTTCACAAATTCATCTTATGTTAAACACATAATCAAATAACTAGATGATTCTGTAATAGGTTTTGACTTATGTATACCAAATTTGTAAAGAGGGGAAAAAAACCCATAATTTAAGGTCAGacagaaaattcaaaacttgttttactaaaaatagtttGATGGAAGTAATGAGTCTCTACTCTATCAACAAGCAATAAATATTCTATCAAAGGAGCAAGGTGTACACCTACCTCAGGAAGAAGCTCAGTATCAAAAGAATGCAGATCTAAGAGGCCAGGACTAAACTCGGATTCATCATTGTTCCTTCTTTGGCTGGATGGACGAGAACCGTATTGAGGAGTAGTGGGCTCTCCAAAGAAGTCGTTTCCACCGTTAAACCCTCTCTGAACATTCTGGTATACTCTTGCTCCTtgtccaccaccaccaccaccaccaccagcatAGTATCCATAGTCCTGTGTGTATCCACTCACACCATTAAGTTCAAAACTTGAATAGCATTAAACTCGGTTTGACACAAAACAACTTCTCCTAGCAATCAAAAACACCAGATCGATAAAGCCCACTGATAATTTCAATTCTAAAAGGATCAAGAAACCTGGTGGGCTGATAGATCTTTTGAGAAAACGATGGAAAGTTCAAAGCTTTTTTACATTGGGGGATGGCTGAAAGTGAGGGAGACCAGTGGATTGGAGCCATCTGCCGCCATTGGAGGAAGACATGTCGAGGAGGTTATCTGAGAGCTGCCTCTGGTGGTGAACCGCCGCTGCGCCAGATCTCTGTCTCCCGTTCATCGCCGACAATCGAATCTCTGTTCTTGTCTGGTAGCTCGAATCGGAGCTCCGAAGGGATCCTTTTGATCGGATCTCTCTGTAACCAAAGTTTGCtcttttatctctctctctctctctgtttcgaCAAAGGATGAGGAAGTTCAAATTAAAGCTTTAGAGTAGGAGAGGAGCATTGGTGGACCgctgtttctctctctcctctttctTTCAAACGCTCCCTTAAACTCggttatttcaatttttatattataatatatataaatgagatTTGTGGACCAAGTTCATATGGTTTAACATAAGAGATATTTTggatttacatttttttataatccttGTTACTAATTTTACTCTATATAGTTggtattatttaattatgtttaatttCTTTATAGGATTTTGTCAACTTTATTACTAGTGCCTGTTGGTATTTATTCCAAACTGGTCTGAATCATGATTTAGATTTTGGAttattgaaatttgaaaaatcaaatacaaatgcAATTTACATATAACATTAGCTATTCCTTAGCTTTATCTCATTCCACCAACTTGATTTTCGAGTTACAACATATTCAAAACGGCATAATACTGAATCTGTACATTTTCATAATATTCAGCTAAGATGAATGATAATCGGTTTATCAAAGTTTGAATAAATGATTCATAATATTCAGCTAAGATGAATGATAATCGGTTTATCAAAGTTTGAATAGATGAATGATAAtcggtttattttttttatatattcattctTCCTTTTCATATTTTAGAGTTACAATATTGAcgattaaaatatacaaatattttttgtttaaatttttattttctcatctCGAATTATGTTTCATCTAAGTAATGTAACCTTtctcaaaaagtaaaaaaaaaaacttagattaaaataaaacactttGTATGGTGGTAGTTGTGCAGCTGAGAGAGTAAGATTGAAGGAACGAGTAAATTCACGTTCTCGATCATTATTGATTGAATAAAAGGAACAACAACTTCAAACACGTGAGGAGTAGTACTAAACGACGCCGTCTAGATCGTGACAATTTAGAAACACATGGTGGCCCACTAAGTAAGACAGTTGTTGTCCGAATAAATTCGCGCTCCCTTCATTTTGTAATGTGCGTGCTTTGTTCTCTGACTCGGGTCCCACGTCATAAAATATCTATGGACGGAAGCGTAAATTACACAAGGAAACGCCACGTGTGTTCTTCACATCGAACGGCTCTAAATAAAAGGACTACGGCAAAAGTCTACTTGGGTCATCCTTTCGTGGAGGCCCACTAAGTTTCTTTATTCGTCAATACGACTACGTTTTGAACATCACTCTGTACTCTTCTCCCTCCCGACCTAAACTTTGACAGTCTCGGAACCTTCCAGACCAAACCACACTCTTCTTGTACGTCCTCTATATCTCTCCTCACTGTCAACACATCTTCCTCGCTCTCATCTTCATCTCACAACACAACAATGGCTGATCACGATCAAGGCGCCGTGACTCTCTACAGCGGCGCGGCCATCACCGACGCCGCCGCCGCCAAGAAAAACCACCCCTTCTCCGTCAAAGTCGGCCTAGCTCAAGTCCTCCGCGGCGGCGCAATCGTCGAGGTCTCCTCCGTAAACCAAGCCAAGATCGCCGAATCCGCCGGCGCATGCGCCGTCCTCGTCTCGGAGCCGGTCAGATCCCCCGCCGGAGTACAACGCATGCCGGATCCGGGCCTCGTCAAAGAAATCAAACGCGCGGTGTCAGTCCCCGCGATGGCACGCGCGCGCGTCGGCCATTTCGTGGAAGCTCAGATCCTGGAGTCTCTCGCCGTCGACTACATCGACGAGAGCGAGATCGTCACCGCGGCGGACGAGGATAACTTCATCAACAAGCATAACTTCCGATCTCCGTTCGTGTGCGGGTGCCGAGACACCGGGGAGGCGTTGAGGAGGATCAGGGAAGGCGCGGCGATGATTCGGATCCAAGGAGATGTGAACGGGACGGGGAACGTCGCGGAGACTGTTAGGAACGTTAGGAGAGTGATGGGTGACGTTAGGGTTTTGAACAATATGGACGACGATGAGGTTTTCGCGTTTGCGAAGAAGCTGTCTGCGCCGTACGATCTCGTGGCGCAGACCAAGCAGATGGGGAGAGTTCCGGTTGTGCAGTTCGCGTCTGGTGGGATCGCGACTCCGGCTGATGCGGCGTTGATGATGCAGTTGGGGTGTGATGGGGTTTTTGTGGGGGCTGAGGTTTTTGAGGGGACGGATCCGTTTAAGAGAGTGAGGAGTATTGTTCAGGCGGTTCAGCATTATAATGATCCTCATGTGTTGGCTGAGATGAGTTCTGGATTGGAGAGTGCGATGGAGAGCTTAAGTGTGAGTGGTGACAGGATTCAAGGGAGTGTTTGATGAAACGGTTAGAATTTGGAAACATGGTTGGAGttgaaaaattgtaattttatgttCTGTCTCTATATGTCGTTTGTGTTGATGCTGGTGCGAAATGATGTTTTGGTTTGTTTAATCGAAGCTTTACAACATAATGCTATGGTTGTAAACCATAATGTTTTGTGCGGATACTCAATATGAATAATTCTTATGAGACGATGGTGAGTCGTCTCTCTGTgtttcatgttttattttttactatttgTATTGGAACGGTATGTGCTTACTGTCTGCATTGTCTTTGCCAACATATAAAAAAACGACGCACTTAactctgttttttatttgtgGTCTGAACCAGTACAAACGAACTGTTTGATCAGTCTCAACAATGAGACTCGGACACTATCAGTTTCATTTTCATTCCACCAGCCGCTCACCTTGCTTCCATCACCGTGATAGTAACCCTATTATCGGATCCATTTCCTGGCTCCGGTACCTCAATCTCCATCTCTGGCGAGGTTTTCCGGGGACCATCATAGAAAGCTGGCTCTTTAGGCAAAGAAAGAGCATTATTTCCATATATCATGGACACAACATCTAACATACTTGGTCTATCCTCCGCGGTTTCTTGTACACACAAAAGAGCAACTTGAACACACCTCAACACTTGAGGGCTGTCAAGTGCAGAATCTCCCAAAGACTGATCTATCACCTCGCTAATTCTGTTCTCTTTAAACAGATTCCACgcctgaaatttaaaaaaaaacaagagtttCAATACGGTCCAAATATTGTTACCAATGAAACAAGAAGAACAAGTTTAGCTAATACATGAACTATGAGATTCAGTGGCCCTTCTGAGTCATGGTGGAAGCTATTGTTCTTCCTTCCACAAATGATTTCAAGCATCAGAACCCCAAAGCTGAACACATCTGACTTAGCTGAGAATAGTCCTTCTCTGAAGTACTCTGGAGACATATAGCCactatacatgtatatattaacaACTAGAAATTCAAGTAATGTATGAACAGAGAATCTTCTCCTAGTGTCTAGTCACACTCTTTTACTTACAATGTGCCAGCAACTCTTCTGGTGTTGGCTCTGGATTCTTGTGCTCCAAATATCCTAGCCATACCAAAATCAGATATTTTGGGATTCATATCTTCGTCCAGCAAGATGTTGCTGGCTTTGATGTCTCTGTGTATCACTTTCAATCTTGAGTACTTGTGAAGGTACAACAGCCCTTGAATTATCCCTTCCATGATCCTGAACCGCAGCGTCCAGTCTAGAACATTTTTCCTCAAAGGGTCTACACATTGTCAaaaacatctaatctattaaaactgaagtacaaaatgAAAATACTCCTGAGTTTTCctaaaaaattacatacttaTGCCACTGACTTTCAACTCATATCTAATTAATTCACGCACGCACTTTCTAAACCACAATATTCCCATGTTTCgtttggaaaaaaattcaaaacttttggGCTATTATATGATGGCCCATATCATTATCATAACAACATGTAAAATATCTTTACAATTAACTGCAATGATTTctacatatatttaataacaattaactgcaaaatatttttataaatattcatttttcaaaacaaaacaacattatTATTTTCCCCATTTCTACGCTTGCTCCATATCAATCAATAATATCAATTAACTAGCTACTTGgatcaactttaaaatatatgaaaattagctaatctaattatctaaaaaatcaTTGGTCTagaataatcataaaacaaaatttaaactttatatatatatatatatatatatatatatatatatattcaaatcaaaaaaataatttaaagtggatttatatcaaaaattgattcaacacatacatatatttaaaattttatttttactaaaatattttccaataaccattattaaaaaaatgttttaaaaatatatataagaaaatacaataaaaagtcaaatttcatataccaacttaaattatgattttttttatttgacattagatttttaaaatataatatatgtgattagttatatgatagtacatataaaatacaattaattatatgtttactctgtttttaaaagaaaaaaatagatcgTGAATTAgaggtgggcgttcgggtacccattcgagTTCAATTCGGGTATGTTTGGATTTCGGGTTCCTAGGGTCAAAGAATTCagtctcattcggatatttctaatttttggttcggatttaattcggatctttacgggttcgttcgtgttcggataacccatttaaattgttttttaaaattcatcatatactttaaatttctcaaaatatataaacaaaataatatattacatataaatttaaataacatatgtcataatacataaacttaatatataaattggtttgaattaaatatttggatagagaatcaataattattttaaatatttttggtgttttgagtatactttaact
It encodes the following:
- the LOC108813090 gene encoding kinesin-like protein KIN-13B, whose translation is MNGRQRSGAAAVHHQRQLSDNLLDMSSSNGGRWLQSTGLPHFQPSPNDYGYYAGGGGGGGGQGARVYQNVQRGFNGGNDFFGEPTTPQYGSRPSSQRRNNDESEFSPGLLDLHSFDTELLPEIPVSSQLDSPSMFNPSQSQSFDDFEAYNKQPNRSRVLADNLTAEKEKMNAVAKIKVVVRKRPLNKKESVKNEEDIIDTHSNCLTVHETKVKVDLTAYVEKHEFVFDAVLDEEVSNDEVYRETVEPVVPLIFQRIKATCFAYGQTGSGKTYTMKPLPLKASRDILRLMHHTYRNQGFQLFVSFFEIYGGKLYDLLSERKKLCMREDGKQQVCIVGLQEYRVSDTDAIVELIERGSATRSTGTTGANEESSRSHAILQLAIKKSAEGNQSKPPRLVGKLSFIDLAGSERGADTTDNDKQTRLEGAEINKSLLALKECIRALDNDQGHIPFRGSKLTEVLRDSFMGNSRTVMISCISPSSGSCEHTLNTLRYADRVKSLSKGNGSKKDVSSSTINLRESTKVPLSTALPTPSNYEDDVNEMWNEENDDFDASDYEQEKQTWKKNVKPEVSYAQERIPKPTIPVKSRDMPRPDMKKSNSDDNLNALLQEEEDLVNAHRKQVEDTMNIVKEEMNLLVEADQPGNQLDGYISRLNTILSQKAAGILQLQNRLAHFQKRLREHNVLVSTTTGY
- the LOC108812597 gene encoding pyridoxal 5'-phosphate synthase-like subunit PDX1.2 is translated as MADHDQGAVTLYSGAAITDAAAAKKNHPFSVKVGLAQVLRGGAIVEVSSVNQAKIAESAGACAVLVSEPVRSPAGVQRMPDPGLVKEIKRAVSVPAMARARVGHFVEAQILESLAVDYIDESEIVTAADEDNFINKHNFRSPFVCGCRDTGEALRRIREGAAMIRIQGDVNGTGNVAETVRNVRRVMGDVRVLNNMDDDEVFAFAKKLSAPYDLVAQTKQMGRVPVVQFASGGIATPADAALMMQLGCDGVFVGAEVFEGTDPFKRVRSIVQAVQHYNDPHVLAEMSSGLESAMESLSVSGDRIQGSV